A region of Acaryochloris sp. CCMEE 5410 DNA encodes the following proteins:
- a CDS encoding 4Fe-4S single cluster domain-containing protein, which translates to MNIQNNLSPIALVDIPPGYLNIMGYVDESEVNGPGCRAVVWVQGCHRACPGCFNPNSWSFEINQLTAVDILAQKILSNPRNEGVTFSGGEPFWQASALTELAHKVKAAGLNVMSFTGFTLEQLQEESAPLGAQDLLDQLDILIDGPFIELLKIHSPDSPVASSNQRIHIFNPAFKDNITWASDQLEIHVLPDGSRILTGYHGQLSRSRKNETHENLQSQSEPIPRSDR; encoded by the coding sequence ATGAATATACAGAATAACCTGTCACCCATAGCTCTCGTGGATATTCCTCCGGGATATCTGAACATCATGGGATATGTTGATGAATCTGAAGTGAATGGTCCCGGTTGTCGAGCCGTTGTCTGGGTCCAAGGGTGTCATCGGGCATGTCCGGGTTGTTTCAATCCTAATTCATGGTCGTTTGAAATCAACCAGTTAACAGCTGTGGACATCCTGGCCCAGAAGATTCTCAGCAATCCCCGCAATGAAGGCGTTACTTTTTCTGGCGGTGAGCCTTTCTGGCAAGCGTCTGCACTCACTGAATTGGCCCACAAGGTCAAGGCTGCAGGGTTAAATGTGATGTCATTTACGGGATTTACGCTGGAGCAGTTACAAGAAGAATCTGCTCCACTTGGTGCCCAAGATCTGCTGGACCAGTTGGATATTCTCATTGATGGACCATTTATAGAACTACTAAAAATTCACTCTCCCGATTCTCCAGTTGCGTCCAGCAATCAGCGCATTCATATCTTCAATCCAGCCTTCAAGGACAACATCACTTGGGCGAGTGATCAACTGGAGATCCATGTCCTTCCTGATGGGAGCCGGATCCTTACGGGTTACCACGGTCAGTTGAGTCGTTCCAGGAAGAATGAAACCCATGAAAATCTACAAAGCCAATCTGAGCCAATCCCAAGATCAGATCGATGA
- a CDS encoding DUF3122 domain-containing protein produces the protein MGCHVRKTLSWFLLLGVMVFLVFLGIGRFTAPPAAALIVQQEESANQMLYQSRQTLKDRNELSWQAIAFKRIYPNGEVSFKLRLVGFPGAVEVEHPHPLTLRTSLEQTFTATDVTQEISPDSPLASNVGQYDLQPILPQLSEVIPLQLSLPTTSGSTVVLDISPDVIQEWQAVAAYT, from the coding sequence ATGGGATGTCACGTTCGCAAAACGCTGTCTTGGTTCCTGTTATTGGGGGTTATGGTCTTCCTAGTATTTCTGGGAATAGGGCGTTTCACAGCCCCACCCGCTGCGGCCCTTATAGTGCAACAGGAAGAGAGTGCGAACCAAATGCTCTACCAGTCCCGACAGACCTTAAAGGATCGCAATGAGTTGAGCTGGCAGGCTATCGCGTTTAAACGCATCTATCCCAATGGGGAGGTGAGTTTCAAGCTGCGATTGGTTGGCTTTCCCGGTGCTGTCGAGGTGGAGCATCCCCATCCCTTAACCCTGAGAACATCTTTAGAGCAAACGTTTACTGCCACTGATGTGACCCAAGAAATCTCTCCAGACAGCCCACTGGCTTCTAATGTCGGCCAGTATGATTTGCAACCAATTTTGCCCCAATTGTCAGAGGTGATTCCACTGCAATTATCTTTGCCAACTACGAGTGGCTCAACGGTGGTACTGGATATTTCGCCTGATGTGATTCAAGAATGGCAAGCGGTGGCTGCTTATACCTAA
- a CDS encoding efflux RND transporter periplasmic adaptor subunit, producing the protein MNFISPKVKSLVTPSQLKRWGLLALLFTMTSSTAWLLLNRRLPEETPAAASTPVVVKTAIATQRPIAVDRTLTGTVESTETVTLTSRVMGQIRQLPVREGDVVQAGQRIAEIDVRDIQAQQQQATAAIPQAQSAVSIAQSAYLTAQAQKSQAQARVQEVQAQLTEAQAELADAQLHQKRMTMLRREGAVSQSRLDEANTRLSVVKARISQAKAGLTQSRTTVKQAQSAVNQAQAQIRQAQAQVEQAQAEVKQTQANLDYGTVIAPFPGVITHKYTEVGAMAGPGESIVKLERSGQLRLSVDVPESLVGQIQRGQSVSVQIDALNRQIAGRISQIIPAADPRSRNFTVKVALKTTQDLLPGMFGRLQFRATTRQNTTARQGLMIPKDALVRQFGVTGVFKVVDHQAQFNPITTGQFTSKSVEVYSGLEKGDRIIVNPSPKLENGTVLQVS; encoded by the coding sequence ATGAATTTTATCTCTCCTAAAGTAAAGTCTTTAGTCACCCCTTCACAACTCAAACGCTGGGGATTGCTTGCCCTACTGTTTACGATGACAAGTAGTACTGCCTGGCTATTACTAAATAGGCGTCTACCTGAGGAAACACCCGCTGCTGCCAGTACACCTGTAGTAGTGAAAACTGCGATCGCCACTCAACGACCTATAGCCGTAGATCGGACCCTCACGGGTACCGTTGAATCGACTGAAACGGTCACCCTCACCAGTCGAGTAATGGGTCAAATTCGGCAACTGCCAGTCCGAGAAGGCGATGTCGTTCAAGCTGGACAACGGATTGCTGAAATCGACGTCCGCGATATTCAAGCCCAACAGCAGCAAGCCACTGCTGCGATTCCTCAAGCTCAATCAGCGGTCAGTATTGCCCAATCAGCTTATCTGACTGCCCAAGCTCAAAAAAGTCAGGCCCAAGCCCGTGTCCAAGAGGTTCAAGCCCAATTGACTGAAGCGCAAGCCGAACTCGCAGATGCCCAACTCCATCAAAAGCGGATGACTATGCTGCGACGAGAAGGGGCGGTAAGCCAATCTCGTTTGGATGAGGCGAATACCCGCTTATCAGTAGTTAAAGCCCGCATCAGTCAAGCGAAAGCAGGTCTGACTCAATCCCGCACAACGGTAAAGCAAGCCCAATCTGCCGTGAATCAGGCCCAAGCTCAAATCCGTCAGGCTCAAGCCCAAGTTGAACAAGCCCAAGCCGAAGTCAAGCAAACTCAAGCCAACCTTGACTATGGGACAGTGATTGCCCCCTTCCCAGGTGTGATCACCCACAAATATACCGAAGTGGGGGCAATGGCGGGTCCCGGCGAATCGATTGTGAAGTTGGAACGCAGCGGACAACTCAGACTGAGTGTTGATGTTCCTGAATCGCTTGTAGGGCAGATTCAACGGGGCCAGTCGGTCTCAGTACAAATCGATGCACTCAATCGCCAGATCGCAGGTCGCATTAGCCAAATCATCCCTGCTGCCGATCCGAGATCTCGAAACTTCACCGTTAAGGTCGCTTTGAAGACGACCCAAGACTTGCTGCCAGGGATGTTTGGTCGGTTGCAGTTCAGAGCCACTACTCGTCAAAATACTACTGCTCGTCAGGGCCTTATGATTCCTAAAGACGCGCTAGTCAGGCAATTTGGGGTCACAGGGGTATTCAAAGTCGTAGATCACCAAGCCCAGTTTAATCCCATTACCACAGGGCAGTTTACAAGTAAATCTGTGGAAGTCTATTCGGGACTGGAGAAGGGAGATCGCATAATTGTCAATCCCAGTCCCAAGCTTGAGAACGGAACAGTTCTCCAAGTGAGTTGA
- a CDS encoding metalloregulator ArsR/SmtB family transcription factor has protein sequence MTIHPHDLEQLAQHFKILGEPTRLQILSTLCNQERSVQDICQQTGLHQANASKHLRLMKDAGVVACRKKGIWRYYRIVAPEVLSLCHRAQQALTTSEPEKSQMEVVEESQ, from the coding sequence ATGACTATTCATCCTCATGATCTGGAGCAACTGGCACAACATTTCAAAATCCTGGGTGAACCCACTCGCTTGCAGATTCTATCCACTCTCTGTAATCAAGAACGGAGTGTGCAAGACATTTGCCAACAGACGGGTTTGCATCAGGCCAATGCCTCTAAACATCTGCGGCTGATGAAAGATGCTGGAGTAGTCGCCTGCCGCAAAAAGGGAATATGGCGCTACTACCGCATTGTTGCACCGGAGGTTCTGAGCCTCTGCCATCGGGCTCAACAGGCTCTGACAACTTCAGAACCCGAAAAATCTCAGATGGAGGTTGTAGAGGAATCGCAATGA
- a CDS encoding NAD(P)/FAD-dependent oxidoreductase: MAHIVVIGAGLAGLPTAYELRYLLPRQHKITLLSNTPKFTFLPSLPWVGLGLTPLEQVQLEVEELVTKRGIEWLPEAVTQLNPHTQTVHTNSQSLDYDYVVVATGAELALDAVPGLGPDNGFTQSVCNPHHALMANAAWQDLLQNPGPLVVGAVPGASCFGPAYEFALLADYILRQQGLRDQVPITFVTPEPYAGHLGIGGMANSSQLVTQLMAEREVEVLENSAIIRITSQDIYLANGHTLPFRYAMLLPQFRGPRFVREAAGLGDTKGFIPILPTYRHPVFPSVYGAGVVTHLAPPEATPIPIGVPKTGQMVEAMGMAVAHNIALELGAVFSPPVAPTLEAICFADFGDTGLLFLADPVLPDPETGQRRRAITLGGRWVGWMKTAFERYFLAKMRCGSAVPWFERLGLKAVGLSLLEAVPEPHTVPKDVLSH, translated from the coding sequence ATGGCCCATATTGTTGTCATTGGTGCTGGGCTGGCTGGGTTGCCGACTGCTTACGAACTGAGGTATCTGTTACCCCGCCAACATAAAATTACACTCCTTTCCAACACGCCCAAATTCACCTTTCTTCCTTCCCTACCTTGGGTGGGTCTGGGTTTGACGCCACTGGAGCAGGTTCAGCTAGAGGTGGAGGAGCTGGTGACGAAACGGGGAATTGAATGGCTACCCGAAGCAGTGACCCAGCTTAATCCTCATACTCAAACCGTCCACACTAACTCTCAATCGTTGGACTATGACTATGTGGTTGTTGCTACGGGGGCTGAGTTGGCGTTAGATGCCGTACCCGGATTGGGACCCGACAATGGATTTACCCAATCGGTCTGTAATCCTCACCATGCCTTAATGGCCAATGCTGCTTGGCAAGATTTGTTGCAGAATCCAGGCCCCTTGGTCGTCGGTGCAGTCCCTGGGGCAAGCTGCTTTGGCCCCGCCTATGAGTTTGCCTTGTTAGCGGATTATATTCTTCGTCAGCAGGGATTGCGTGACCAGGTTCCCATTACCTTTGTGACGCCAGAACCCTATGCGGGGCATCTGGGGATTGGGGGGATGGCCAACTCTAGTCAACTGGTAACCCAGTTGATGGCCGAAAGGGAGGTGGAAGTCCTGGAAAACTCAGCCATCATTCGCATCACTTCCCAGGACATTTACTTAGCGAACGGTCATACATTACCCTTCCGGTATGCGATGCTGCTCCCTCAGTTTCGGGGTCCACGATTTGTCCGCGAGGCAGCAGGTTTGGGGGATACCAAGGGGTTCATTCCCATATTGCCTACCTATCGACATCCCGTTTTCCCGTCAGTCTACGGTGCAGGTGTCGTGACCCATTTGGCCCCTCCAGAGGCAACCCCCATTCCCATTGGGGTGCCAAAGACAGGGCAAATGGTCGAGGCTATGGGGATGGCTGTAGCCCACAACATTGCTTTGGAGCTAGGGGCAGTCTTTTCACCCCCTGTCGCGCCCACCTTAGAAGCGATTTGCTTTGCGGATTTTGGAGACACGGGATTACTCTTTTTGGCCGACCCTGTTTTACCTGATCCAGAGACGGGGCAGCGACGCCGTGCTATTACACTAGGCGGTCGCTGGGTCGGTTGGATGAAAACAGCTTTTGAGCGCTATTTCCTGGCCAAAATGCGTTGTGGGTCTGCTGTTCCTTGGTTTGAGCGCTTAGGTTTAAAGGCTGTGGGTCTATCTCTGTTAGAAGCAGTGCCTGAACCTCACACTGTCCCCAAGGATGTCCTGAGTCATTGA
- a CDS encoding YgaP-like transmembrane domain — MSTNVGIVDRLLRLSLGGLLLYLGLGIYGFMAVQL; from the coding sequence ATGTCTACGAATGTTGGAATTGTTGACCGTCTGTTACGCCTGAGCTTGGGAGGGCTTTTGCTCTATTTGGGGCTTGGAATTTATGGATTTATGGCGGTACAGCTCTAG
- a CDS encoding DUF2892 domain-containing protein, with the protein MYGGTALGVGLAIFSAIPALTALVGVCPLYGLLGIKTCQS; encoded by the coding sequence ATTTATGGCGGTACAGCTCTAGGCGTTGGCTTAGCGATCTTTTCCGCTATCCCAGCACTCACGGCCCTTGTCGGCGTTTGCCCTCTCTATGGCTTACTAGGTATCAAAACCTGTCAGTCATAA
- a CDS encoding beta-lactamase hydrolase domain-containing protein has product MIQLNESLSVATTQLSPNQLKQAAQAGYQSVLNLRSPNEPGFLENEQQLVESVGLQYAHIPVNPAQITDSLTDQVLVTIGQLKKPILIHCKSGVRSGAMALIFMAQNEGLTADRALSISKELGIGLDAQPQIKQFVHHYIDVHRQAYTAA; this is encoded by the coding sequence ATGATCCAACTGAATGAGTCTTTGAGTGTCGCCACGACACAGTTAAGTCCAAACCAACTGAAACAGGCAGCCCAAGCGGGATATCAATCTGTATTGAATTTGAGATCGCCCAATGAACCTGGCTTTCTAGAAAATGAACAGCAATTGGTGGAAAGCGTAGGACTGCAGTATGCCCATATTCCAGTCAATCCAGCGCAGATCACGGATTCGTTAACCGATCAAGTGCTGGTAACGATAGGCCAGTTGAAGAAACCCATATTAATTCATTGCAAAAGCGGTGTGAGATCTGGGGCAATGGCGTTGATATTTATGGCCCAGAATGAGGGGCTGACAGCGGATAGAGCGTTATCAATTAGCAAGGAATTAGGCATCGGCTTGGATGCTCAACCGCAAATCAAGCAGTTTGTCCACCATTACATTGACGTACATAGGCAAGCCTACACAGCAGCTTAA
- a CDS encoding IS256 family transposase, whose protein sequence is MKKQRHSDPKVEQLLDELMQDYKSPEQILGEEGLIKQLSKRLIERALQAELANHLQNTPKGESPSSSKSVNSRNGYFAKTIQTEQGACYLQIPRDRLSEFEPIIVPKGQRRLAGLDDKILALYARGNSTRDIQAQLEELYGIELSPTLISQVTDAVADEVRQWQTRPLDTLYPILFLDALYVKIRQEGRVKSRAVYVVLAINLDGHKEVLGLWIGPQEREGVKFWLQVLTDLKNRGLQDVFIACVDGLTGFPEAIETLYPQTRVQLCIVHLIRNSLKYVSWKHRKEVAADLKPIYQAATVCEAEDALTRFADKYDQLYPTISQIWLRHWERVIPLFDYPPDIRKAIYTTNAIESVNRSLRKVLKTKGAFPDETSVFKLLYLALNNISKKWTMPIRDWKAALARFAIEFPERFPID, encoded by the coding sequence TTGAAGAAACAACGCCACTCAGATCCTAAAGTTGAGCAACTGCTTGATGAATTGATGCAGGACTACAAGAGTCCTGAGCAGATATTGGGAGAGGAGGGATTAATCAAGCAACTCTCAAAACGCTTGATTGAGCGAGCCTTACAAGCAGAATTGGCTAATCATCTACAAAACACTCCTAAGGGAGAGTCACCATCGTCTTCAAAATCGGTGAATAGCCGCAATGGATATTTCGCTAAAACAATTCAAACTGAACAGGGTGCCTGCTACCTCCAGATCCCTCGCGACCGATTGAGTGAATTTGAACCCATTATTGTCCCTAAAGGCCAGCGTCGTCTGGCCGGTCTGGATGACAAGATTTTGGCCCTGTATGCGCGAGGCAACAGTACCCGAGATATTCAAGCCCAGCTGGAAGAGTTGTATGGAATCGAGCTATCCCCTACCCTGATTTCACAAGTTACCGATGCCGTTGCGGATGAAGTCCGTCAATGGCAAACTCGTCCATTGGATACGCTGTATCCCATCCTGTTTTTGGATGCGTTGTACGTGAAAATCCGCCAAGAAGGACGGGTCAAAAGTCGGGCAGTTTATGTGGTGTTAGCCATTAACCTTGATGGCCACAAAGAAGTCTTGGGTTTATGGATTGGACCACAGGAACGCGAGGGAGTGAAGTTCTGGCTCCAGGTCTTGACGGATCTCAAAAATCGGGGACTACAAGATGTTTTTATTGCTTGCGTAGACGGATTGACAGGCTTTCCAGAAGCCATTGAAACCCTCTATCCTCAAACTCGTGTGCAGCTGTGTATTGTCCACCTGATTCGCAATTCCCTCAAATATGTTAGTTGGAAACACCGCAAAGAAGTTGCAGCTGATCTCAAACCGATTTATCAAGCTGCAACAGTCTGCGAAGCGGAGGATGCTCTGACTCGCTTTGCAGACAAATATGATCAGCTCTATCCCACCATCAGCCAAATCTGGCTCCGTCATTGGGAGCGAGTGATCCCTTTGTTTGATTACCCGCCTGACATCCGCAAGGCCATTTACACCACCAATGCGATTGAATCAGTCAATCGTAGTCTCAGAAAGGTTTTGAAAACGAAAGGCGCATTCCCAGATGAAACCTCTGTCTTCAAACTGCTCTATCTTGCCCTCAACAATATTTCCAAAAAATGGACGATGCCTATTCGAGATTGGAAAGCGGCTCTAGCAAGATTTGCTATTGAGTTCCCTGAACGCTTTCCCATTGACTAA